One region of Candidatus Atribacteria bacterium genomic DNA includes:
- a CDS encoding DNA alkylation repair protein, whose product MNRLIQKIREALKENIDEKTQKNSQRFFKEEVKCYGVKTAECSKIASQFWKKVKTLKKPEIFALCESLFSSDYCEEAYMVSSWLPKMSNQFERNDWGIFKGWIDRYINNWAKCDTFCNHTVGDFLMKYPEFIHKLKKWTHSNNRWMKRAAAVSLIIPAKKGYFTSDVFEICDRLLLDQDDMVQKGYGWLLKVTSQVHQKEVFDYVMNNKENMPRTALRYAIEKMPPLLRREAMKR is encoded by the coding sequence ATGAATAGACTCATTCAAAAAATTAGAGAAGCATTAAAAGAAAATATTGATGAAAAAACTCAAAAAAATTCTCAGCGATTTTTTAAAGAGGAAGTCAAGTGCTATGGTGTAAAAACTGCAGAATGTAGTAAAATTGCCAGCCAATTTTGGAAAAAAGTAAAAACTTTAAAAAAACCGGAAATATTTGCTTTATGTGAGTCACTTTTTTCTTCGGATTATTGCGAGGAAGCCTATATGGTTAGCTCCTGGTTACCCAAAATGTCGAATCAGTTTGAACGGAATGACTGGGGAATATTTAAAGGCTGGATTGACAGATATATCAATAACTGGGCAAAGTGTGACACATTTTGTAACCATACTGTGGGAGATTTTCTCATGAAATATCCCGAATTTATTCATAAGTTAAAAAAATGGACTCATTCAAACAACCGCTGGATGAAAAGGGCAGCGGCTGTGTCCCTTATTATTCCTGCCAAAAAGGGCTATTTCACGAGTGATGTTTTTGAGATTTGCGACCGATTACTTTTAGATCAAGACGATATGGTTCAAAAAGGTTATGGCTGGTTGCTTAAAGTTACAAGTCAAGTGCATCAAAAAGAGGTTTTTGATTATGTAATGAATAATAAAGAGAACATGCCCCGTACTGCTCTTAGATATGCCATTGAAAAGATGCCCCCATTATTAAGGCGGGAAGCGATGAAACGATAG